The region tgtACAACTTACAAGATGATATGCTTATCCAGTCATGAAACATTCAAAGCTTATCATCTTTTACTTATGCGCATGTGTATCAAATTTAAAACAAAATCCAAAAGTCCCAAGTCAAATGACTAAAGCAAAAGTAAATAAATATCAGTtgtaaacaaaacaaaacaaaaatttgTTTTAAGTTTTGCGATTAGTCTAATCTGTCAGCCAAACCCAATaaacatatatatgtatttacTTAAACTGAGAAGAATATAACACGTATATGTACatacatataaaataaaaaaaatgagatgtattatacatatacacaaatatatttaaaagggGCTTACCGTGAGTATAACAAAGTTGTGTGTGTGCTCTGTCAAAGAATGACAGCTTATCATATGACTCTCACTTTATCTCTGTAAAGCTATTAAATAGACCTAGagatataattaataataaaataatatattaaaaaacaaaacaaaatatctcaaattcgaaaccaaatttaaattcaaattttaagatatttatattatttgataaattaaaaaaaaacataaatacaatCAGTTTTTATCTCAAatgtttaaattcaaatttaaaaataaaatttcaattttaaaataatgatattatatgatataaaATTTTAGATTATTCCCCACAAATTTTAgaataatcaattaaaatattggtcaaataatctctttatatataaaataaattattgataaaaaaaatataaagagatttcaagacataaaattgtcaaaaaaaaatgacaaaattctAAAACAATGTAAATGGTATAAATTTTTCAAATTCCAAATGAGCTCATCAAAGCATCAGAAATGATAAAATCCATTTTAAATGGTATCTCAAAGAGGTCTTTTACCTCAACAAAAATCCCAAAAGAGTTCTTTTACCTCAAAATTCAAAAGTGCACTCAAAGTTACTTCAAAAccatataaaatgatattttaaagagGTCTTTCGCCTCAAAATTCAAAAACACTCCAAAGTATCTCTAAAAAATAAGAATACCCAAATTTCAAAGTGAGGTTGTCAACCTCAAAAATTCTAAAATATGACAAAAAACTTTGAACTACGTTTGACTTGATTCCTCTAAAGGATATGTATGCAACTTAGTCACTAACACTAAGTGCAGTCACATGAACCACAAATTCTCAAAAATTCTCAAATATCAAACACGActctcaaaatttcataaaaGGTCATTCACCTTGGAATTTTTCCTAACTTCCAAGACACTAAACGATTCCATGAATGGTCATCTACCGGAATTTCATAAATTTCTAAAAATACCATGAATTCCTATGAATGGTCATTTATCGGAATTCTTCTACTCATTTTTCAAAATAACTATCTGGAACTACAAGTTACTTGATCCTTCATAAAGAAGGTATGTAGGCAATTCAGTAAGTCAAATTTACTGAGTGCAGTCGCAATTCCACATTTCTCAAAATTTTCCCAAAATTATACAAGTACTTAATATCATCATAATTTGAATCAAAAGgttttcctttaaataaaaagGATAGTAATTAAGAGGTTGTTCTTATAATCTTGGATGGGTCGAACTCACATAATAAACTCTTGTGCTATAAAATTGGCATATGTGAAATTATGTTTGGCATTAATTTTAAtgtattaaatttaaaatttttgtcTAACACCAAAAAAACAATTTCAAATTCCAATATACCATGCTGACCTGGCATGGTATATGTGTAAATAAGTTGTTTTAGGCCTTATTTGGATCTTGGATTTTAGTAAGAAAAAATTTTATGAGggaaaataaaagggaaaaatggaggaaaatgTTTTCCACAAATTTAATAAGaggcttttttttttaatattttctttttttgtaGATATTTACAattgttgtaaattttaaaaaccatactacatttaagttttaatttttctaGAAAAAAGAATTCTTAATTTATTGATTCAATACAAGGTCCAACACAAGGCCTTAAGGTATTTTAGAATTAAAATTCACATATTTacctaagatttaaaaaaaaaaaactaaaaatacgatatctgtaaaaaattacaaaaatacgaagTGGCATTATTGTAAATACGGAACctttttttgtgtaaataaagTAGGGGTacacacgggtcggattttcgggtttTGGGTGCATCGGGTTTGAGTTTTATGGGTTTCAGGTGGAGAAAAGTGGTACCGAATCCGGTACGAAATTTTATGGTTTTTGTTCGGTTTTGGGTTTCGTGTTTGGTCGGGTCGGGTAGGGCTGGTCCAATTGGGCTTTGGGCCGAAAATGGGCCTTGgtacaaaattttcaaaaatactatttttttgacactttttaatttttttacttttcacatgcttttttttttaaagtttgttaTTAGTTTGGTTCAATTGATTTTTTTAGGTTAGGTTTTtcggaataatttttttttaaaattaggtTCGGGTTCGGGTTCGGGTGTACCCGTGTGTGTAATAATTTGAAACCCAACCCGAACCAAGTCGGGTTCGGATCGGATTTCACCCGAATCCAACGGGTTTTGCAAAAAATCAAGTTTCCAGGTTGCAGGTCGGACGGGTTTGCGAGTCAAATATTCACCCCTaaaacaaagtttacaaatttgtaataatatagtttttttgtaaccaaagtttacaaatttgtaactaaaatttataagtttgtaattatatgttacaattttgtaaacaatatttacagactaaatagaaaattgtaacaggaaattacaaaaatattacaaattgTTATCcatattattttcatttttataaaattctgcatttttcaaattttttttttaaatataaagtgctatgtgtaatttttctttttagaATTAGTTTACATTTTTTAGATATTTGTGTAAATTTCCCTAACGAATATGGGTAAATTAAAATAAGATGGGCCCTCCAGTTCAGCCCGTAAATGAACCCAGGTCCCTGTTGACATTCGATACAAAACCCAACAAACAACACACACTAAACCCCTCTCTTTCACTTTCTTCCCTGAGAAACCCTAATTCGATTCGACTAGGGGAAAGCAGTAAAAATGGGAGGAAAGTGCCCCCATAGAAGCGTCAAGAAGAGAAGATACTCACACAAGACTCATCGCCGCGACAAGTTTCTCATTAATGATATCCTTTTTTCACTTTCTCGATCGCTTCTagggtttttgtttttgtttttgttttcgtTTAATTTGTTGAATTTTCCTTAACTGGGAATGATTACGTGATGATATGGTATATGATGCACTGAAGAATCCAGAGGGAATTAAGCCCTTGCCTGTTGATGAAGACCTCCCTGGGATGGGCCAGTATTATTGTATACACTGcgagtatgttttttttttctttcaaattttgtAAAAACTGTATGTTTATACGTATGAATTTTATTCTGTTCTGTGTTTTGTCGCTAGTTTGATTGTTCTGCTTTGTTGCCGAGAAAAGTATAGGAAGTTACTAAAAGAAATGGAGTTGGTAAAGTTCTGCTTAGCTAAGTATTGAATTGAGACAAGATTGCGGTTTTAAATGTTTGAACTTATAAATTTTGTTTACTGATTAGTAATGGAAAGGGAAATAAGAATAAGATAATCTGTTTAGAAACTAAAATCAGGGTTTCGAAACATTAGGCTTTAACTTTTAGACAATGTTTGCTAATTTTTAATGGTAACGGAAATAATGGTAGTATTCTCTTTTCCTTTGCTCAATTAGGATATGTTTTGATGTGTTCTTTGCATAGTTAGGTGAAATTAGGAAAGTATAACTCAACTACAATTCATTTTGAAGTTCTTACGATTCGATTAGTAAAATGTTTTATGTTATCTTTGCTATATGTTATGTGTAaatgttatttataaatatatatatacatataaattttGTTGAGTTAAGTAGATGATTTTCATGTGCAGCCGATACTTTGCCAATGTGTCCGTGAGAGATGAACATTTCAAGACGAAACGTCACAGGAAGCGGTAAGGACCCGTTTGCTTATCCTTTTCTTTTTatgcatgttttttttttcatatggtTAATTTTGTTTCAACGGAACAAAATTTAGGATAGGCGTCAATAGTTAAAAAAAATCTTTTcgtcatatattttatagtattaAGAGGATCACTTatattaaagaataaagatggCAAATTATCTAAATTGATGAATTTGCGTTTGTCAATGTCTTgctttttaatttatgtttgccGCCACGGACTTTCCCACAAGGCCTGACCCAGAGTGAACCCACACCCAGTTTGTTATGTAACCTTCTACTTCTATGGTTGTTTTGAGTTACAATCATTTCGTTTTTGAGATGGGTAGTAGAATTTTGAAGGGTTTTATTGGATCTATATGCAATTTAAGATATTTCTTATGTTGGGCATGCAAGATAATTATATGAACTTTTGTAGTTCCTGACATGGGTATTGAACATTAACATAGCACTATCTTTCTAAAACTAAATGGATTTTTACACAAGTAGAATAGTGCAGCAGTGTCATTCATACAAGTGTTTGTGAATACTGTTGATACAGTGTGAAGTGAATGACTATGATCACACACAGATGTATTTGTCTTTGATGCAACGGGCACTCGGAATCTTTGCACTCCCGAGTCCTCTAATATTCAATTCAAATTCTTTTAAATCAGTTTGACATATATTTGGACAATTTTAAAGCACTATTCGGCTATagtttttcttttccttgaaTTTTACGGTCCGTTGTTGATGCAGTTTGAAATTAATGATGGGTCCTGCACCACACACCCAACTCGATGCCGACTTAGCTGGTGGAATGGGAATGCCAGATAATGGCCCAAAGCTTATGTCCATTTGAAGTGTGAACTATCTGTTTTTAAGTTCATTTGTTCTTTTTTGCTTTAGAACATGCGGGCATGTAAGGCTCATCTATAATAGAATCCAGAGTTTTTAGTATAAAATGCATCAGTGATTGATCAATTTTGTTTGTTGTATTCTTATGCTATATTACTTCTTAACTAATTCTAGCGGCCGTTATATGCTATTAATTGCGCCTtcgcccttttttttttttgtctttcctTTCTGTCTGAGTATGGAATTATGTCTGTTCATCAAGCAATTCTTAAGGTATTGGTTGTTATGACTAAAGAAGAAAAAAGACATTTGCTTTGGTCGAGCATGTAATGTCCTTGACCCAAAGAGGTAGCTTATTTGGTCGCATGCAATTTGCTTCTACAAAGTCTGAGTACGAGATAAATGTTATAAGGTCAAGCGAGGAGTCTAATTTTCAAGAAAGAAAGAAACAACGGCAAATAATGTATTTTGCCAGGGGAGTCTTTTAATAGGGTGGTAATGCATTAACCAACAAAGAAGAGTAGTGTGCAAATTGTATGACCATGAAGAAGAGAACATAAATAcaatgtatgttttttttttttttttgtatatagaAATGCAGTTAGTATGTGTTTTCTAATGCAAGTTTCTAACATATTTCAAAACAAGCATCCAATCAAATATTTTAAAAGGTCAAGTTAAATCATGCAATTAGTTCTTATAGCCAAAAGTATAATAGGCTCCTCTTGGAACAAGCATCTTCAACACAGGATTTGACTTATTTTGATACTCTGTAGAAAGTCCACTCGAAATCTGATTACTGATGAagcttgagattttttttttttttttttggatgggGCATACTAAATGATTCAATAAGCTTTGAAAATTACATAATGAAAGATGTCTGCCAAAATTATTCCGATTATAATATATCGAGAAGTTTAAAACACGGTTAGGTGGAACTTGGAATATCCTTTTCCATTAGTTATAACCTACGATCAGATATTGTTTCCCTTTAAAAGGGTATATGGAAATGCTCTTATTTCTAAATGTTTATGAAACTTTCACCTGTTGGAACAATGCCTGATCTGGTGTAAATATGTAACTTGGGTAGGAACAATGGCTGACAGAAACGACTGTGCAATCAGAGTAGTTGAAAGTTAATCCTAAGAGCTTTTACATCAATGAATATAAATGAATGGCTAAAGCACCAGCTCTTTTAGAGGCAGAAGAAGGGGCCAACACTTTAATCAGTATCATTTGTCCTCTCTGCTTCAGATGCTGCTTTCTGGTTCCAATTGTTcccacttttctttttcttcttttgtccccttctcttttcttctcttggTTCATTTTAGCTTCTTGCAATTGTTGTCAAATGAGCTGTGAAGCAGAGCTTGTCAGCACCATCTATTGTCTTTGTCCAGCAAACATATCAACTTTGAGACATTAAAGTTCAAATGCTATGCTAGCACTGTAACATAAGATATTAgtcttttaatataaatatttatttatatatttatatatatattcatgagtTTAAGTCTAGTCTAGTGCAGTGAAGTATACCAATACAATAGAGATGGTGCTAATGTCAATGCCATTATTAAAGGGGGGCTCAAATTTTCTATTGCAGCCTGCCTGACTTGAGCCATCATTTATTGTTGCAGAGTGAACCATTGCTGTCTTTAGGTTGAGAAGGCTTAATTATTATATGGTATCAGCCTTGTTCTTTTCTCTCCTATTTGACTTTTCTCttcattttaaaaagaaaaagaagacttctattcagataaaaaaaaaggaaaaaagaagtaaagcttttattatttttcaactaAACTCAAAGTATTGGGATTACTCAAAATATATTGGATAATAAGTAACATCAGTTACCATCAAATAAATGAGCAcctcatttttttaataaaaaaaaatattcagcAAAAAAAATGTGGTTCTTATTTACTTTATTATATTATGAATGATGAACCTCACCTCATTGAAGaggaaaagaaaaatatcaagGACCAATTCTAACAAGGCCAAAGGTAGCCATTCAAATCCCTGTATTTGTTAGAACCAAAGATTAGATGGTGGGGTCCTAGATGTGTCATTTTCCTTAACCATTatccacttttttcctttaaagaaaataaatgaaaTCTCTTTCTCCACGCTTGTCCATCACTAGTTAATTGGTATATGGCGTGTGCATAGTATAGTCCCTCTAAAACCTCTTCGAGTCTTTGTCCAATTCCTTCTTTTCACCCATTGCTTTCTGTCTTTGAACTCATGCACATGTGCAACCCACATGTGGACTTTTATTTAACTCAATAATGGTGTTCCCCACAAACCCTTATCATAAAAAATataatgtatattatatatatatatatatttatatgcatattCAATTGGGATCAAAGCCATTATAACTTTCATGCATGATTTATTTTTATGGACTAATGAAGTATGGAAAGGGTTAGTTGTGTATCATACAATGCAGAAGAATAACTGTTATTAACTCTATGTTATAATCTATTCCAATATTAAGTATTGCTTGTTATCATTGTCTTTGAGACATCCACAAAGATAAAACATATACGGGTAAGAGGTGGGAAAAGGGACAATAGACATACTATACCAAATAAAGGAggagaaacaaaaacaaaagcccaaaaaatCACAAGGTGTATGTGGATATACTCCCTTTTCTAgtggtagttttttttttcttttcacctTACTTTGCTTCTCTTTCCTCATCTTCTTTGGGTCTTGCTGAAGAAGTTGAGCCTGCTGAGGCCATACCAATAACCTGACTGTGTGTGAACCTTTGTAACTGGATCATTCTGGCATAGCACCCATCAGGGTAATTCTTTAACAAATGGGAGTGAGATCCTTGCTCCGCAACTTTCCCATCGTCGATTACTGCAATGACATTGGCGTTTCGGATAGTGGAAAGCCTGTGTGCTACCACAATTGTAGTTCTTCCTGAGCAGGCGCGCTCTAGAGCCTCTTGAACAGATCTTTCGGACTCAGCATCAAGTGCACTAGTTGCCTCGTCAAGCAGCATAAGCTCTGCCTTCCTCAATAAAGCCCGAGCAATTGCAATTCTTTGTTTTTGACCCCCGGATAACTGTACTCCTCTTTCCCCAACAAATGTTTTGTATCCATCAGGCAATGAAGATACAAACTTGTGAGCATTGGCCATAGTAGCAGCTTCTATGATTTCAGCCTCAGTTGCTGACTCATGACCATAAGCAATGTTCTCATATATAGTTGTAGCAAAAAGACATGGCTCCTGAGGCACTACAGCTATGTGCCTTCTGAGGGACTTGAGATTGTATTTTCTAATGTCTTTCCCATCAATCATGACCCGGCCTGATGTTGGGTCGTAGAACCGCTGTACCAATGCAATAACCGAGCTCTTTCCACATCCACTAGGACCAACAAGTGCAAGAGTTTTGCCTGCTCGAGCACGAAGACTTAGGTCACGGAAGATAGCAATATCAGGGCGAGAAGGGTAAGAGAAGTCTACATGCTTTAATTCAACTTCACCACGCAGCCGATCGGGAGCTGGTGTGGCATCTGGATCATCAGGTTCGATTTCAGTTTTACGGTCAAGAAGTTCAAATACTGAGCGCATGGCTCGACCACCTTTGATAAAGTCAGGAGCTAAGGTTAATGTTTCAGCTGCTCCATTGGCAGATACCATAAGGACCATGAAAACTCTGATAGTTTTTGAGAAATCAGAGATCCCATGTTTAACAAGCCAAGAAGCATACCAAAGACCAAGGGCATAAGAAGCATAAAGTGCAAACTGAGCTATCCCAAATCCACTTCCAGCAATCTGACCCTTCCAGAAGCAGCGTCGTAGTGGAGCCTCGAGGTTGGTAGTGAATAGATTAACGATTTTTCCCTCTGAATTGAAAGCAGCTACAGTTCTTACATTGGCTATGGCCTCCCCAGCTAGTTGGGTGGCCTTGGAATGGGCAGCTTCAAGGTCTCCAGAGAAACCAGTCATGAACATTTTCTGTCAAAATTCAACCAGAAAGTTATTAAACAAACAATTCTTGTGAAGTAAAAAATTACATGCTTGAGGGCAAGACAGAAAAACAAACCTGTAAGACAGTGGCAGCAACAACCACAGGGAAGACGGCTACGAGGACAAGAGCAAGACGCCACTGCAGAACAAATCCGGCTGTACAGGCAACTAACATCAGTGCTGTGTTCTGTACAATTACTGATATCCTGTCTCCAATAGCTGATCTGACATTGTTAGCATCAAGAGCTAGCCTTGCAGCCACTCTACCACTTTCATTTTCCTCCTGGTCAAACCATGCCATTTCATTTTTCAGCACTGCTGCTAGCATTTTCTCCCTTACACGTTTTGTCAAGTTTTCACCCACAATATCCCAGAAGAAATGTTGTAGTGTGTTGAAGAGAAGTGCAGCTGAAGAAAGTCCAATCAACAGATAACAGTACTTACCGATTTGTTTAATCATGAAAGCGTGGTCTGGATTGTAGTAGACACTGAGAACAGCACTCAGAACATATGCAAAGAAGGCACTAAGCGATCCGCACACAATAGAACCAATTGAACCAACTAAAGCATAAACccattctggagaattcattttcGCAAGACGCCAGAAAGAACTAGCTTGCTCCTTGAAAGGAAGCTTTTCGAGACGGTAATTTGGATACGAGGCATCAAGGGAAAGACTAAAATCAGAAGTTGAGAAGTCAGACAGCCGGCGTGAATATGGTGAGCGACCATACGAGGAATTTCGAGCAATTATTGGTGAGCTTACTGAGTTCCTGGCACTAGAAGGCCTGCAAATGAAGAACTTTAGTCAGCATTACATCCTCACAATGAGTCTCTAGATTCAAATATTCAATACAATGAGTTTACCTTGCACTACTCTTTCTGGCATTGTTGAGAGCAGTTTCATGTGCTGCCTCCTGCATTCTAATGAGCTTCGCATACATACCATTCTCTCCTTTGGCAATGAGTTCATCATGGGTTCCAATTTCATAAACAGACCCCTGGTGCAGTACAGCTACAAGGTCAGCCTTGCGAATGGTTGATAGGCGATGAGCAATAACAAGAGTTGTCCTCCCAATCATGAACCGGTCTAGGGCCTCTTGAACCAGCTTCTCTGATTCAGAATCCAATGCACTTGTTGCCTCATCTAACAATAGGATTGCTGGGTTTTTTAGCATGGCCCTTGCTATAGCTATCCTCTGTTTCTGTCCTCCAGAGAGCTGCACTCCTCTCTCCCCTACCTGCCATTTGCAAGTCAATTACTTACATATTTACCTCTTGTAATTTAAGATAACTGTAATTCAAACAGTCAAGTATGAATGTATACGCTAGACTTCATTCTATAATTATttccataaaataataataaacaattcaGGTACTTTCTTTCACTTATTAATTCTTCCTTTGAATTGCATGGTAAGTAAAATTACTCTATTGACTTAATTGTAGAGTGCtattttgtttttcttcatttatttatttatttttaatttcattGTCTTATACCAGGAATTATCTGTGGAATCTTCCCTCCAATGCCAATATAATGTCGgagtataaatataaatatatgcagCCTTATTTATTTGTCCACATGCATTGTTGACTGAGGCATGTTACTTTCCACAAATGCATGCATGGACAAACACTCCAAACATTGACTTCTAAAAAACTAAGCATAAAATAAGGTTAGGTCTTGTTTGTTGACCAAATCAATTATTCCatcttaaatatatattataa is a window of Humulus lupulus chromosome 4, drHumLupu1.1, whole genome shotgun sequence DNA encoding:
- the LOC133831152 gene encoding uncharacterized protein LOC133831152, producing MGGKCPHRSVKKRRYSHKTHRRDKFLINGDDMVYDALKNPEGIKPLPVDEDLPGMGQYYCIHCDRYFANVSVRDEHFKTKRHRKRLKLMMGPAPHTQLDADLAGGMGMPDNGPKLMSI
- the LOC133831151 gene encoding ABC transporter B family member 1, with the translated sequence MSQDSQEIKTIEQWRWSEMQGLELVSASPSPTFEPFKANPSTQTAMALAMASSQTTTEEEPAGREPLRLDEEGQRQPQVGLDTASKTEEAMENSNNHNGEQLNKDSNGGGGSSSSGSGGSNGEKPEPYPAAGFGELFRFADSLDYVLMIIGSLGAIVHGCSLPLFLRFFADLVNSFGSNANDTDKMMQEVLKYALYFLVVGAAIWASSWAEISCWMWTGERQSTRMRIKYLEAALNQDVQYFDTEVRTSDVVFAINTDAVMVQDAISEKLGNFVHYMATFVSGFVVGFTAVWQLALVTLAVVPLIAVIGGIHTTTLAKLSGKSQASMSQAGNVVEQTIVQIRVVMAFVGESRALQAYSDALRIAQKLGYKSGLAKGMGLGATYFVVFCCYALLLWYGGYLVRHHYTNGGLAIATMFAVMIGGLALGQSAPSMGAFAKAKVAAAKIFRVIDHKPSIDRNSDSGLELESVTGLVELKNVDFSYPARPDIRILNNFCLNVPAGKTIALVGSSGSGKSTVVSLIERFYDPTSGQVMLDGHDIKTLKLRCLRQQIGLVSQEPALFATTIKENILLGRPDADLVEIEEAARVANAHSFIIKLTDGFDTQVGERGVQLSGGQKQRIAIARAMLKNPAILLLDEATSALDSESEKLVQEALDRFMIGRTTLVIAHRLSTIRKADLVAVLHQGSVYEIGTHDELIAKGENGMYAKLIRMQEAAHETALNNARKSSARPSSARNSVSSPIIARNSSYGRSPYSRRLSDFSTSDFSLSLDASYPNYRLEKLPFKEQASSFWRLAKMNSPEWVYALVGSIGSIVCGSLSAFFAYVLSAVLSVYYNPDHAFMIKQIGKYCYLLIGLSSAALLFNTLQHFFWDIVGENLTKRVREKMLAAVLKNEMAWFDQEENESGRVAARLALDANNVRSAIGDRISVIVQNTALMLVACTAGFVLQWRLALVLVAVFPVVVAATVLQKMFMTGFSGDLEAAHSKATQLAGEAIANVRTVAAFNSEGKIVNLFTTNLEAPLRRCFWKGQIAGSGFGIAQFALYASYALGLWYASWLVKHGISDFSKTIRVFMVLMVSANGAAETLTLAPDFIKGGRAMRSVFELLDRKTEIEPDDPDATPAPDRLRGEVELKHVDFSYPSRPDIAIFRDLSLRARAGKTLALVGPSGCGKSSVIALVQRFYDPTSGRVMIDGKDIRKYNLKSLRRHIAVVPQEPCLFATTIYENIAYGHESATEAEIIEAATMANAHKFVSSLPDGYKTFVGERGVQLSGGQKQRIAIARALLRKAELMLLDEATSALDAESERSVQEALERACSGRTTIVVAHRLSTIRNANVIAVIDDGKVAEQGSHSHLLKNYPDGCYARMIQLQRFTHSQVIGMASAGSTSSARPKEDEEREAK